In one Brevibacillus composti genomic region, the following are encoded:
- a CDS encoding VgrG-related protein, with protein MSTGKGDIGGKSYGAYQFNSRDRVIDHFFRWLEGKDKDIYNKLLSGFNADGKKIGAHFDQKFKEIAEQDPDRFLELQHLYTKEKYYDVVDRALKQDLGFDVSKRSAALQDVLWSRAVQHGGAGGTRIFKEALKTLDLSTATDEEIIRAVYKESGKVVDSGKKQILSPKAKKHGIYGKYMKYFSGNSSDVQLGVWERLNIREPEAALKMLYGPDYVFKGL; from the coding sequence ATTTCGACGGGAAAGGGAGATATCGGCGGGAAGTCGTACGGTGCCTATCAATTCAACTCCAGAGACCGGGTGATCGACCATTTCTTTCGCTGGTTGGAAGGGAAAGACAAAGATATCTATAACAAACTACTATCCGGATTCAATGCCGACGGGAAAAAAATAGGCGCTCATTTCGACCAAAAATTCAAGGAAATTGCCGAGCAGGATCCGGACCGATTTTTGGAATTGCAGCATCTCTATACAAAGGAAAAATATTATGATGTAGTGGATCGGGCGCTGAAGCAGGATCTCGGTTTTGATGTGAGCAAGCGGAGTGCGGCGCTCCAGGATGTTTTGTGGTCGAGAGCTGTTCAACACGGGGGAGCAGGCGGCACCAGGATATTCAAAGAAGCGCTCAAGACGCTTGACCTCTCCACAGCGACGGACGAGGAGATCATTCGGGCAGTCTACAAGGAAAGCGGCAAAGTAGTGGACAGCGGAAAAAAACAAATCCTGTCGCCAAAGGCGAAAAAACACGGCATTTATGGAAAGTATATGAAGTATTTTTCCGGCAACTCATCTGACGTACAGCTAGGCGTATGGGAAAGGCTAAACATCAGGGAACCGGAGGCGGCTTTGAAAATGCTGTACGGCCCAGACTATGTTTTCAAAGGCCTATAG
- a CDS encoding vWA domain-containing protein, whose amino-acid sequence MRITQNTLLVLIHSLFALLISGCSHLASGSGIPPAVPPLPQSTPDLIALEPGLFAGTHFYLEDDPQRSRIEQELDRLPDLEDDADESQIQAYWARLTSLFAEDYLSPQMVVDRWRIASYGSPDVEDARLQFKENFHVEIILDASGSMSGKIGEHTKMELAKEAIKEFAASLPEGANVSLRVYGHLGARFEGSGEIGEKTGFALCRL is encoded by the coding sequence AAATACGTTGCTTGTCCTGATACATAGTCTCTTCGCTCTACTGATCAGCGGCTGCTCCCATCTGGCTTCCGGCAGCGGGATACCTCCTGCGGTGCCGCCCCTTCCGCAGTCCACTCCGGATTTGATCGCCTTAGAGCCAGGGCTATTTGCAGGAACGCATTTTTATTTGGAGGATGACCCTCAGCGCAGCCGCATCGAACAAGAACTGGATCGGCTCCCCGATCTGGAAGACGACGCAGATGAGAGCCAAATCCAAGCGTATTGGGCCAGACTGACCAGCCTGTTTGCCGAAGACTACCTAAGCCCGCAAATGGTTGTGGACCGATGGCGAATCGCCTCTTACGGAAGCCCGGATGTGGAGGATGCCCGTCTGCAATTCAAAGAGAACTTTCATGTGGAAATCATCCTCGATGCAAGCGGGAGCATGAGCGGAAAAATCGGGGAGCACACGAAAATGGAGCTCGCCAAAGAAGCGATCAAGGAATTCGCGGCCAGCTTGCCCGAAGGCGCCAACGTTTCGCTGCGCGTCTACGGACATTTGGGCGCCCGCTTCGAAGGATCAGGGGAAATCGGGGAAAAAACTGGGTTCGCTCTCTGCCGCCTATGA